GattatgaaattatatggtTAGTTACAGATACGCTTCAGTCTACGCCGACAAAACCAGCTATGCTCCAGAGTTTACTTCAGCTCTACTGCTTTGTCTCTCACAAGACagtaagattttcaaaattcaaccaccaagaattcaagttaaattaaatttacatattatgttggcaggaaaataaaaatatccatatgttaaataattttatcagatGATGAAGCATACCTACCATATTCGATCAACGCAATTCTGATGTAATAAATTATGATGTTAACTAAACAATGAACAATAGACAGATCATAATTATTCATAAGTTGACAATTCAAAACAATGATTAGAGTGTTGTACAACCAGCAGCAGCAGATAATACCACTCCATTAATAATGCACCACCATTTGGTTTCGTTATTTAATGTCTTCATAAATTagcattataataaaaataattatattcacaagaaatcttatttaaattagatatttttttgaacaaatttgagaaaataaatttttaacccattttttaattattaaattaaattaattaaaaatataattttgatatattacttataatattattattttattataattgtatgaCACCTGAATCTTACTACAAATATGAAAGGCTGAGAAATACATAGTATGATACACCTTGTTAATTGGGAATTGAATCTGAAGACAAACAAGCTAAGCTTTGCACGAAGCAAGTGGGCACATGGATGGTAGAGCATGTTAGCCTACAACGGGTAAGTGATCATTTTAGCTTGAATATTAGGAAACGTGGTGGTCCTTTGCTTCGAGCCTCAAGTTATTGCGACAATTGGGAATACAAAGGCACATGGCTAGCTATACACATTAACAACACCGTATAATTATgagtaatatcatatatatacatattttttatatataatttgaatatataaataattcattatcatatgattgagtattatttatttttaatttaaaatcattcgatcatataataatatattatctatatatatattaattatattttaaaaaataaatacacataattttattattataactaTTATTAAAGTGGATTCTATCTATCTTGTTTTTGTAATGTAATCAATTcagattatttatttgattaataaactAATAAGATAGGGAGGGAAATACAAAGTAAATCGCTTGCAAGAACCGATCCTCGTAAAGAATCCACGTGGACTATTGCATGAATAGGATATTTGTTAggaaaatgtaaatatttaaaccTGTTCAAGAATTCAGTAGGTATATATGATCCCAacttatgttttaaatttaacaaaaaaaaaaatcatagaataTTGTTAATGGAAGTTTGAAATAtgatttgggttttttttttctttctttgttttattttttaatcttctttttcGCTTTCGATTGATTGAAAAATGGCTGTGTGTACAGTGGAATCAAAAGAGATCGTCCAAGAATGATGGCGTAGTGCAcatttgttcttttattatatatttttaatatattttcaatcagatgaattttgaacaaaattgaATGTACGGCCGAAAGGTACATCCAAACCATAATCATGTGATAATTAAGTTCCCACTTAGGCTAGGGCCCAACAAGAAGTCCAAAGTAGGCCGAAATGTTAGCCCAATCCATGCCTAACATGGTCTTGAGCCGGAGCTGGTCCAAGAGCCAAAATTGCCTGGATAACGATTTAAGGGTACAACCTGCAGTGATGATGATTTAGAGTAGATAGAGGAGGTTATTGAGTTGGAGATGGTAGTTAGAGGCGAAGAAAACAAATCTTaggttttgaaataaaaatataatttatcaaaattggaaaacttaaaaaaaacgaatttattagtttttttttaatttgaaaaaaatataataaattatatattttttaataatattattaaaataataattttatttttaattttaattacaattttttataaaaattaatttataaataagtgtttattACTTACACGAGAACAAATCTTTAGGCCTGCCCAAAAAGGGATAAAATCCCAAAATGAGCCGTGAGCTAAAATCCATATGGTAGCCACATGGCAATCACGTAGGTTGCATGACTTCAGTATTAGAGGAAGGCACACCAATGGTACACTATTGACTCCTCTTTATTGTCCCAGATAGCACGTATAAAAAGACGTGGAGACGTGGACATATCATATATGGACATGGATAGATTGAGATGACTTTTCTTTGAAGTATGAGAAACAGACACGTGAAAAACGTgtaaatattcataaatttaaacataatactaattttaagatatatgtttaaaaatatttacaaatatagtaaaatatatattaatattaacaattttgttatcattcggttaaatatcttttaatttaaatttggggcttcaaaatttaaaagaaatagcTTTTGATAGTAGCCAACttgtgtttgataaaaatttcggCAAGGTTATCTAATACgaagacaaaataaaacataaaaatttcaattaaaacatGTAAACAGGTAACGTACAATTAATATAGATTTATCTAATTAGAAcaaaaaaacacatatataagAGACATATGTTACACAAATTGGTGGACTCAAGGTAAGTTGACCTAATTGATTTGCCATTGGCGGGGTCTTTCATTTCAACAAATGATGGATGGTACCAATTTGGGTTGAAAAATAGCCAGTTATGTACACACTTATTTTCATGAGAAAATGGTCGATTTTCAGAAAAGCATATTTTCAAAATCGATATTGAACCTAATGTTAGTTCATTGTTAAATTCAATCTCTCTTTCGAGTGTTAATCTTGATAGCTCATTTAAAAACTTTCATATCACTGACATATCTCTCAATCCCAGACTCTTATTCTTAATGTTGTTTACTTCTTTTTCTGtctttaaccatttttttatttgaaatcgaATCAACTTCAACTCAATTCCTTTTTATCTAGAGGTCTCTCTCACTCCCTTTGTTAtgttattatcaaataaaacttTGACTCATTGCCGGAGATAATGCGGGTAGCTATCTGGCACATCAGGTAAATAATTTTCGCAAGCTGAATATCATTGGACTTGGAACAATTCAACCACTTTCTAGTGGAAAACAGTGCTCTTACCAATTGCacatattattagataaataaaataggGAGACACtatttctctccttttttcAAAGGCTGAATAACAGGTTCccactttaaattaaaaaaaaattatattttcccacttttcattaataaatttccttaaattttagattaaaacaTTGAAAAGAAGGAAgttctatttatatttataattaatttttaaagattttgtatTAATGTAATAagttaagttatttttatactcttatattaaagttaaaattactTACATAAACTAGAACTTTGTTCCTTGACATGCTGCCTTCACCCGTAACACTAGGGGACCGATGCGGTCCCACTTGAATTTCAACATTGTCATTGTAAGAGATAGATTAAccgagaaaaaataaaaattattctagtAATCtaacttttattacttttatcattttgttcggtttataagtaataaaagatttcgataatcttctattactaataatgatgtgatagataatataaattattaagataattttgatttaattataattatattcttatttattaattttttagggtaaaaataattttattttcaattaatataataataacataaaaaatattttaaaataactatatataaagatgtttaaataaaataataaaataatatttttttattatctctaatcaaatataataattatttatatctatatatttttatcaaattttattaaatataataataatttatactcaataattttttaattttaataataaaatattcttaaacaTCTTTTACAAGATTTTGGCTATAAAGCCCATTTGTTACCATTGCCTTTACCATTTGACAATGCACCCATTGCCATCTATGAGTACCTAAATGTGAAAACGGAGAATGACGGAGGACATCAACAACTGGTTTGATTTATTGGTTTGATTTATTGGTTTGACAAGATGAGATTACACCCTCCAAAAGAAGTATTGCACTATAAATGTGTAAAGCCTTTCAAAGATTTTCCAAAGGTAAAATACATACATCATTACATTACTactattcaaatatttattataaattaaagttaaaatgagAGAACCGTTGATCTGACTTTTCAGCAGCTTGAAATTTCCAAAATGCCCGTATCGTAAACTAAAGTTTTCATGGTTTGAAGTAGATTTATAATCTAAGATTTAATGCATTAAATAATGCTGCTTGGTGACGCATGTGCAAACATCAGTACCAAACAAatattctctcttctttttacATTACTATAAGGTatagtttaatttcaaatccATTCCTCCTAActttcaaaagtttgaaaatttattaatttttagaaaataaaataaaaatatcattttaataatattattaaaatactgaaattttatttcttttttaaaaactaataatttttttcttatctcatgtattttaattttaaaaaatgatatttttcttcaactatagagttttataattttcttagttttctTTGTGATCACtttcaaaattgtttgaaacttttatttcaTCCCCAAAATCTCATCCCTCTACTGCCCTTTTTTCGGAGACCTCTAACTATCTCTTTGCCCAAGATCAAGTTGTTGTTAACTCAAAATCCTTCTATGGCAAAATGGTGACACGATTCTTCTCCATCAAATGCGATTTCTCTATGGCCACCTTTCTACGATTTTTCCATTAAACATAATTTCTTGGCATTATTGATGGATAGAGAAAGAAAGCAATGGCTTGATGTCTCTCGGAgtggagatctcttcgtctaGACAATGACATTGTCCAAACAATTCATATGAACTTATTGAATTCCAATTGGGCATAAGGTGTGGAGCTCAAAGTTTAGATTAGTCAACTCTTATGAGACTTCATAATTCCATGGAAAATCTTGTACATGCCTTTCTTTGAatacttcctttttttttcattaagaTATACTGGGCTCCTCGATCAATATAGTAAATGAATAATTTACGGAAAATTTGCAGTCTAAAGAATTTCGGATATCAGAAGAATTGCCTGTTCCTTTTCACAAAATGTTCTTGTTTATTGTGGTTGAGTTGTTTTTATGTCAACTTagcaagattttgaagaaaaaagagaaggtaGAGAATAAAAAtgggaaaagaaagaagagaatggaagaagaaagatttttttaataaatatttaatatccctttacaattaaaattgaCAGAAAATTTGGATAGAACGTGAGATGTTGtagttttatgatttaaaagtgaaaatttctctaaaaaagaaaaaaattaatatcaatttataatttatagtgTCTTCCCTATCTTCTATTAGGAAGATGAAAAGTTTCATATTTGTCTTCTCGATTTGGATGAACAATCGGAGGAAGAGATGGAGAGAGAGACCAttgaagagagagaaagtgtGGAGAGGGAAAACCGtcagagattaaaaaataaaccttatgaaaagaaatattattttttaaaatttaacctatGAAATAAATGGTTAGTTTCTTgagttttgaaagaaaatgaaatgaaattttaaaactaatatatttggttaattttaatagctaatgagtagatatttagatttttaaaagataatggacgaaaatttgaaaaaagagtaaTCTTTGGATATGAATAAGTTCTTTTGCCttcttctaaaccctaaacctttatagatttatttgaatttttgggctaatacaaacaaagaaatgaaaatttaattcaggaatttaagttaaaaatggCATGCCTAAGCCTTGATTTCTTTTTACGCTTTACTTAGTgctaattttattcattatttaggTTAAAGTTTTTAGACATCAATATTTTACTAGATTTTCAAAGATTAAAGATTGTATGCATGGAGGTTTAATCTTTAATTGTACTCAATTAGCTACTCGGGGACTTCATCAAAATCTTTCTCTTACCTGAAATTAGGTTTCAGTTATTTGGTTTTAATCCTTAACAGAGGAGTCAAATATATATcctatgagattttaaaaatctaaacgtTCTTTTATaggttattaaatttaatcaaaactcTTAGTTATAAAAGGtgaaatcgttattttatcactaaacttttaaatcctaaaagtttttattattttccctatttagtttgaaaaattaacaattttttctcactcaaaaatttgaaaaatttacctttttctCTGGGGATTTTTCTTCAAACTTCGGCAACAAGAATCCTTTCCTGCCATCAGCTGGCCTTTTCACTATCTTCTTCTCTAGCTGTCAGCCTTCCCACCATGTTCTTCTCTCCGATAATTTGGCCCAATCTGACAAATCTGGCTTTGTGGGCTTCATTGTCTAAATCAACGCATCTCTGTCTTCAGAGATAGATTTCATTGTCGAATCTCTTTGAAGAAGGCTTTGACACGACGAATCTGAAGAGACAAAGACACGTTGATTCATAGAGAAAGATTGTATATGTGTTGAAGATCAACCAAAGATAAAACACGTTTTCAAAAATACAACTGTGATAGTGGAAGAGAAAGACACGTTGTCAAAGATGCATTGATTTGTCAGAGGAAGAGGGAGCATTGCCAAAGGTTTAGGGTGGGAAGAGAGAGTTGCCAAAGATAAGATGGTGGTCGAAAATGaggaaaataaaccctaaggaTGAGGGgggaaaatcatttttcaaaactagaaaaattgaaactatagtaaaattataagtttttaaaacttgggaagaaaaaatgaaataaaattatatttttttaatagtaccgataaaatgatatttttgcctTTACAACTAATAATCAActctaacaaaaattatataatgagtgagtatttaaatttttaaaattttataagtatatgTTCATAAATGGATTAAACCCTGATcaagaataagtcctttggccaattaaaaataacaaaaaaatttataatttattaagttgATATGCAAAAATACACATATcaacctattaaaaatttatagagaCACAACCCTAGAGTCTTTGAGTCATACCCCGAGCCGTAGGTTTTTGTCGGATCGATCTACCAGGTGGCAATCCTTCACCAGACCAACCGCATGGGGCCAATAGAAAGCCATAACTTAATTAGACAATAAAGAgacaataatgataaaaattaataattttccatCAATGATAACCTAGTATCCTAAAACGTCAAGGTCAGGGGCAAAAATGTGAAACCGCTTTTAGATATGTATGAACGAATTAATGGTTTTGGAAAAGCTTACGTGACTTCAAATCAAAAGATTCGCaatcttatattaaattaatccaACTTGAATTTAAGTAATCtttctttatataaacaatTCTCGACCCAACCGCAATGTTGTCGAATCCGATGGAAGACATCATAGCAATGAATTTTTTATGCTATCTTTTGAAAATGCTACAGATAAGTTTTAGCTGGTGAGACCCTAGTGGAATGAAAAATTACTATATTACCCTTTGTGCTTCTAGAAagagttaataatatttttaccctaaTTGTAATTACCAACGAAGGCTTCTTTTGAAGcatttaaaaatgacaaataactgtttcccacccaaggtttgataaaagtATTGCTcatccttaaaatttaaaaaaattaaattcgcACCcctatattaaatttgttatttttttaaatgattgtttatctattttattaaaattataaaattatcattaatatttaatattaatataaaatcatcaatatatttttactagttttataatttattattaagactcttaaaaaatatcaaattttaactaaatttaacattttatattttggtaAATTCTTTAGAAGTgggattgttattttttaaattatcaagacatatattaaaattttaaaaatatcccaatttctttttcagttttgaaaaccccttaaattttttaaacaattctaatattttaaaaaattattgtttaccCACCAActttttaaaagggaaaatagaaaaaatatgaggggaaaagaaataaaaagattaaggaggaaaaaggaaaaataaaaaaataagagaaaatagaaaaatctatttaaaatgCTCGTTTTATCTGTTCATTCAATGAAATTCACTAATGaaaatagatttattatataatcaagccttgggtggaaaatagtcttctAGCCTATTTAAAATagcacaaataaataataagaggACAAGgtagtaaatatatattaacttcttataataaaactatacattcCCCGttcgaatatataaataaatacattcgtgatatatgttattatatgattgaataattttgaattaaagataaaataatattcaattatataatgacatatataaatatatatctatttatatattcaaaataaatacgtatgGTATTGCGTAACTTCTTATTTAACAAGTAATTAACAGAAGgggaatttgtaattttaaaaaccttaagAAGATATTGGTCATTTAACCTTACCTCGCGGGGTCTGCGTAACTCTTCTAGAAAGTAGGAAGCCAAGGATTTAAAAGGAGAAAGACATAATTCACACTGAAGCGTACGCGGCAGATTAAAAGAAGAGAAGGCCCAGTTGAATagtgattttgttttatttaatcaaaGGCTATGGCACTGGAATCATCTTACGACATTTAAAACAGCAATCATGTAAAGAATGGGCGAAAACCGAATATTTGACAGACAGCCAAATAACATGGCGGAGCgtgtcaaatttttttgtatatatatatatatatatattgttttcatATTCGTTTCTTGACCTTCAACGCTAGCTATTCCAGCTATAAATCTTGGGTGGGTCTTTTGCACTAAAATCTACATCGCAATAATATCGTGGGTTTTTCCTTGATAGTTTGAGAAGTTGAGTTGGTGAGAAGACATGGCGAATTGCGGAGAAAGTAAAAAGAGAGTGGTGGTTCTTGGTGGAGGCATGGCTGGTTCCCTTGTTGCTAAGACTCTTCAATACTCTGCTGATGTTACCCTCATTGACccgtgagtttttttttttttccctctttttgaTGCTTTTTAGTTTCTCATTGTTCTGTTTATGAGTGAATCCCGTCTTTTAAGTTCTTTGAATGATGAAATGGTACCCATTTCTTAAACtggaaaaatcaattcaatttccGTTGTTTCTTTGGGATTTGAAATGTTAGCTGATTGAGTTAGTTTCatgaaattatttgaaatttcaattataagattaaaagaaaagtatTACTGATTAATTGAGAGGTTAACAAGATATCTGTCTATTAATGAAATGATTCCACTTTTTAGGATAACTTTCTACCATGTAAGCAGATTAAGTGCTTTACAGGGGTAAAACATGCaaatattttatagtaaaaCAAGTAGATACTGATTTTGTTTTGCTggaaattgattataaaaaaaaaaaaaaaactaaatcataaaatttgcaAGTGTCGATATCAATCTATCATACTAATTTAGTCATCTTCAACATCTCATTCTCTATCAAATTCATcgtattgtaaataaaaaaggtGGTCAAATATTCACTTTTGTAGGCTTAAATGAGAAGAAAAGTATAAAGTATAAAGTATAAACACTGTAACAGAGATCTTGTAAAACTAAGTAAGAGAGAAATCAAAATATCTAGGTGAAATGATAGATAAAGTAAAAGAGGGAAGTGTGATTGATCACTTtcctcttttattttgtttgttattttattttaatttttcaaactaagacatctttataaatgatatatgaGAATAAAATgtctgattttatttttacttgtttCTATAGTGTCTTTTTTTACAGTGTTTACacttagtatttttttttatatttgagtttatAATAATGAATTCGTATTAATTGTTTGATCACCTTTTTTGTTTAGAATATGATGAGTTCTTTGAATTTGTATCTAATactgttttaaaataattaaaatgattaaactcATTTAGTCTCGGATCTCTTTTGATATGAATGAAATAAAggtaataattgataaaatattgaaaaatatgaaaaacaaattaacttGGAAAGTCGAAATTTGATTGAGAGAGTTGAAACTTGAGAATTGATATAAAAGATTGAGATGAGAGAGTTGAGTGGATTGTCATGTGAGATTGTGAATTAAGGATACAGTATTTataggaaataaaaataataataaattaaaaaaaccaatgGGTAGTACTgccctctttttttttcaaaaacttcaaaaatttttaatttctgaaCAGTTGTGGGCCATGCCAAAATAAGGGGTATGGCCTGCAGCCGGCCCAGTTTCCCTACCATGTCTAGGTCTGCCAATGGTAGAGGACAGACTGCATACagttagagagagagagtgtgtaCTATATAGTACTATAGATTCTCAGTTCTTGCAATAGTTATTATGGCTACTAGGTCATTTATGTTTGTGCAATCAGTTATGTTCATGATCCAACTATAGTACCACACCCAAATATCCAACAGTGAGGTAAGAGTCTGCTTTGATTTATTAACTTCTGCCATGATCGATTCTATTCTTCTATCAACTACAAGTCATTTGTTTTTCACCATTAAGTGTAGTACCAGGATTATCTTATAATCTCTTTATGCTTCCTTTTTCACATTGAACTGAAGTGTGTTTGGTAAATCCAGTAGTTAGCTAAAGAAgtaagggaaattgaaatttttacccttattttaatccgtgtatacataaatatcactaattctaaaacttaaacaaatataccacaacagtaatcaacttCTCCAAAATATccctctttaatattttatatagagattctttctctttttctctataactttttctctcttcttccttatctttcaagtgataaaggaatcatgCAGAGAGAtcctctctcttctttctcatattcaaaaacaaaagcaagaagaaaaaaaataaattcttcaaattaagaatttttcaaaataaggattaaaaaaaaaagagcaacctacaataactcaaccacatccactTTATACTCTAGAAAAATGACGatcgaagaagatcatttaatatgatttaactgaaaataaaaaataaaaaattgatgtttaaagttttaactgaaaaaaaaaaacttgacatttaactgaaaaaaaaaatcattaacataAAAGTTAACTAGGttataagggttggcgtcaaCGTTAACgccaacgccaacccttattttatactattatatattataatatataatattatataataatataatataatatataatataatataataatatattatataattatactataTTGAAAACACTTGTACCTATAGGAATTGAAAACACTTACAcatgtatattataatatatgatgGTATAAAAAAAGGGTTGACGTCGACGTCAACCATTTTTTATACCAAtttctttttagtttatataaggGTGGGCTCACCCTAAATCCTTGCTAAcacgccaaccttttttttatatcaattttcttttttttatatcaatcatTGCAAGTCAATGTATTCTCTACAAGATTCTTCTACAATATTCTCTCATGCTTCTGCAATAAAATTTAGCAAAGATTTAGGGTGAGCCCACccttatataaactaaaaaggAAATTGGTATAAAAAAGGGTTGACATCGATgtcaaactttttttataacattatatattataatgtatatgtgtaagtgttttcaatataatataattatataatatattattaaggaGAATGCTATTATCGATCATTTTTATATTGTGTTGCTATGATCTTCAActctaaaagtaaaattaaatttgaaacagGAAAGAGTATTTTGAGATAACATGGGCAAATTTGAGGACAACGGTGGAGCCATCATTTGGAGAGAGAACAGTCATTAACCATAGAGATTACCTTGTCAATGGACGTATTCTCACATCTTCTGCAACCAATGTCACTGAAAATGAAGTTGTCACTGCTGATGATCATGTTGTTCCCTACGATTATCTTGTCGTTGCCACTGGCCATGTGGAGCCTGTCCCCCAAACAAGGACTGAGAGACTTAATCACTACCAAAAAGGTATTGCCATTGTGTTAGAATTCAGCTTTAGGCAAGTCAAAactatggttttcttttcaataaaaaatgttcGAAAGAACTTATAATTTTGTTCTGTGAGAATTTGTTGTGCcatatactactataatattccTTCTGCTAAAGTTAACTCTGATTTCTTTGCGATGGCAGAGAATCAAAAGATTAAATCTGCCAAGTCAATTTTGATTGTTGGAGGAGGTCCCTCTGGTGTGGAGCTTGCTGGAGAAATAGCTGTTGATTTCCCGGATAAAAAGCTTACTCTAGTGCATAAGGGTTCAAGGTTGCTGGAGTTTATTGGACCAAAAGCTGCTGATAAGGCACTAAATTGGCTGAAGGCACATAGAGTGGAAGTAAAATTGGGACAATCGGTCGATCTGCGCAATGTTTCAGATGAAGGCACATATGCAACATCAGCAGGAGAAACTATTCAAGCAGATTGCCATTTCCTGTGCATAGGAATACCACTAGGCTCAGCATGGCTTAGGGAGTCTATATTGAAGGATAAATTGGATAATCGTGGAAGGTTGATGGTTGATGAAAATTTACTAGTCAAGGGGCACAAGAACATATTCGCAATCGGAGATATTACCGATATTCCCGTAAGTCCTAACCTGTGTTATTTTGAGCTGAGCTAAAGTTTATTAGTTGTATTATTTTCCTCAAATCTAACTCATATGGGCACAAATCAATACCTTTTGTTTTAAGGCAGTAGGATAGTTGTATTATTTTCCTCAAATCTGACACTAATGTAGGAGAGGACATATTGAACAATTTTAGAAGTGAAACAGCGCGTTGATTATAGAAAATCTTATCTGTAATCATTCTCGTGAACCTTATTGCAGGAGGCTAAACAAGGGTATTTGGCTCAAAAGCACGCTTTAGTGACTGCTAAGAACATTAATCTATTGATGGATGGACAAAAAGAAAGCAAACTGGCAACATATCAGCCTGGATCTGCAATCGCAATTGTTTCACTGGGGAGGAAAGAAGCAGTGGCACAATTTCCATTTGTGACGATCAGCGGCTGTATTCCGGGTAAGATCAAGTCCAAAGATTTGTTTGTGACTAAAACGAGGAAGGATCGGGGGTTAGATTCTGGTATTCCAAGTTCGAAGAATAAATGCAGTTAGTTTTG
This sequence is a window from Mangifera indica cultivar Alphonso unplaced genomic scaffold, CATAS_Mindica_2.1 Un_0141, whole genome shotgun sequence. Protein-coding genes within it:
- the LOC123208125 gene encoding apoptosis-inducing factor homolog B-like, with the protein product MANCGESKKRVVVLGGGMAGSLVAKTLQYSADVTLIDPKEYFEITWANLRTTVEPSFGERTVINHRDYLVNGRILTSSATNVTENEVVTADDHVVPYDYLVVATGHVEPVPQTRTERLNHYQKENQKIKSAKSILIVGGGPSGVELAGEIAVDFPDKKLTLVHKGSRLLEFIGPKAADKALNWLKAHRVEVKLGQSVDLRNVSDEGTYATSAGETIQADCHFLCIGIPLGSAWLRESILKDKLDNRGRLMVDENLLVKGHKNIFAIGDITDIPEAKQGYLAQKHALVTAKNINLLMDGQKESKLATYQPGSAIAIVSLGRKEAVAQFPFVTISGCIPGKIKSKDLFVTKTRKDRGLDSGIPSSKNKCS